A portion of the Fulvia fulva chromosome 1, complete sequence genome contains these proteins:
- a CDS encoding Chromatin structure-remodeling complex subunit sfh1 produces the protein MSAVNSTRVNAPQAFVSSFAPRIRTYGNSLLTPVVPQTILPPVRTTKRGTTAINYAEEFDDDSIDESDGPRRATGLRTAQQRREPDPLAEKAKELGKDIYAPVDVQGIWRDWMGKPKRILTERQMHVQSALPTTLIPIKIDLEVAPFRPEAALPTPNNAKDFGIDENLPAYKAPEPTPPYRLKDQFLWNLHEALITPDMFAKTFVDELDFPVMRKQAMIVEIAQQIRLQLEEHAATALHPLFQPEAANPAPPTTNAPTPSLRPAMSREHSSTPLQAETPNGAFLQLPLTNGHNTSSDPPSPMANGLSTSALAVTAQPLPKDPSASSALNPPDTHRCIITLSINHQNKLYTDKFEWSLLHPPGFPEVFAKQTCADLGLPGEWVPNMAHAIYEASLRLKKDMIDNNGTLAGVVGSGVDGWGVIENEACEYHGTAESALGVGAGWRFDEDGLGVDWEPKLEVLSKDEIERREGDRERQIRRQRRETARFTTNYSLQAQSSGLGDYFSGGLGASQTNGGADDERMGRGERAKKKRRFRSLSPAGRETPEVAGFGGTTSQLSEGERQYWSCSHCCIWGAAIWGVRDGPAGPRTLCNNCGLLYERDKRLPPWNHRLFYHEKNQGSREAHMPQFGPGAAAPPPRQSTHLQSDIASFPTLTPTQTPRSLREDLNPSSHLYTGASSGGQGQISASTMADIVNYAEPGEDLDWTKITEPRERKRLQNIINGRKYRERRLAAEGHGGSGGNYPGAAGVGSFLSAGYGQRQSTLQQTPSAISIDSPQK, from the exons ATGTCCGCTGTCAACTCGACCCGGGTCAACGCGCCGCAGGCCTTCGTGTCGAGCTTTGCGCCGCGCATCCGCACATATGGCAACTCGCTGTTGACTCCCGTCGTCCCACAAACCATCCTCCCTCCCGTGCGCACCACCAAACGAGGCACCACCGCCATCAACTACGCCGAGGAGTTTGACGATGATAGCATTGACGAGTCGGACGGCCCTCGACGCGCGACAGGCCTGCGCACGGCTCAGCAGCGGCGCGAACCAGACCCGCTGGCGGAGAAGGCCAAAGAGCTGGGCAAGGACATCTATGCGCCGGTCGATGTGCAGGGCATTTGGCGCGACTGGATGGGCAAGCCAAAGCGCATTCTGACAGAGCGACAGATGCACGTGCAGTCTGCTCTGCCCACCACCCTCATACCCATCAAGATCGACCTTGAGGTCGCGCCCTTCAGGCCTGAAGCCGCGCTGCCTACGCCCAACAACGCCAAAGACTTTGGCATTGACGAGAACCTGCCCGCGTACAAGGCCCCGGAGCCGACGCCGCCCTATCGACTCAAGGATCAGTTCCTCTGGAACCTCCACGAGGCACTGATCACGCCAGACATGTTCGCGAAGACTTTCGTGGACGAGCTGGACTTCCCGGTCATGAGAAAGCAAGCCATGATTGTGGAGATTGCACAGCAAATACGGCTGCAATTGGAGGAACATGCTGCGACTGCACTACACCCGCTCTTCCAACCAGAGGCAGCTAACCCTGCACCGCCCACTACCAATGCTCCGACGCCGTCGTTGAGGCCTGCAATGTCACGAGAGCATTCGTCAACACCTCTGCAAGCAGAAACACCAAACGGCGCCTTTCTGCAGCTGCCACTCACGAATGGCCACAATACATCGTCCGACCCTCCCAGTCCCATGGCCAACGGCCTATCGACCTCTGCTTTAGCTGTTACTGCGCAACCATTGCCCAAGGACCCTTCGGCATCGTCAGCTCTCAATCCACCGGACACGCATCGCTGCATTATCACACTGTCAATCAACCATCAGAACAAGCTTTACACCGACAAATTCGAGTGGTCTCTGCTTCACCCTCCAGGATTCCCGGAAGTGTTTGCTAAGCAGACCTGTGCTGATCTTGGACTGCCCGGAGAGTGGGTTCCTAACATGGCCCATGCTATCTACGAGGCGAGCTTGCGATTGAAGAAGGACATGATTGACAATAATGGCACGTTGGCTGGGGTGGTCGGCAGTGGCGTCGACGGCTGGGGTGTGATCGAGAATGAGGCCTGCGAATATCATGGCACCGCAGAATCGGCACTTGGCGTTGGAGCGGGCTGGAGATTCGACGAGGACGGACTTGGCGTAGACTGGGAGCCAAAGCTTGAAGTATTGAGCAAAGACGAGATCGAGAGGCGAGAAGGAGACCGTGAACGACAGATCAGACGACAACGGAGAGAAACGGCGCGCTTCACAACCAACTACTCGCTGCAAGCACAGAGCAGTGGTCTGGGAGACTATTTCTCTGGCGGGCTTGGAGCATCACAAACGAATGGCGGGGCGGACGATGAACGCATGGGTCGTGGGGAGCGGGCAAAGAAGAAGCGCCGCTTCAGAAGCTTGTCGCCTGCTGGACGGGAGACGCCAGAAGTCGCGGGCTTCGGCGGCACGACGAGTCAGTTGTCTGAAGGGGAGCGGCAATATTGGAGCTGTTCACACTGTTGCATTTGGGGTGCTGCCATCTGGGGAGTTCGCGATGGTCCTGCAGGGCCTCGA ACTCTCTGCAACAACTGTGGACTACTATACGAGCGTGACAAGCGACTGCCGCCTTGGAATCACCGCCTCTTCTACCACGAGAAGAATCAAGGATCTCGTGAAGCTCATATGCCGCAATTCGGACCAGGAGCAGCGGCGCCTCCGCCACGTCAATCGACACATCTTCAGTCAGACATTGCTTCATTCCCGACACTGACACCAACTCAGACGCCTCGATCACTGCGCGAGGATCTGAATCCTTCATCGCACTTGTACACTGGTGCCTCTTCGGGTGGCCAAGGTCAAATAAGTGCTTCAACCATGGCCGATATTGTCAACTATGCAGAACCTGGCGAAGACCTCGACTGGACGAAGATCACTGAACCACGCGAACGGAAACGATTACAGAACATTATCAATGGACGAAAATACCGCGAGCGCAGACTGGCCGCGGAAGGGCATGGAGGCAGTGGCGGTAATTATCCCGGGGCGGCTGGCGTGGGAAGCTTCTTGAGCGCAGGATATGGGCAGCGGCAGTCCACCTTGCAGCAAACACCATCGGCTATCAGCATCGACTCACCACAGAAGTGA
- a CDS encoding putative prefoldin subunit 1, giving the protein MAIPNEKLQQLLQEIEQKAAFAQQQLGIVRTQIAAKTRENRMLQLSSTELDTLPKDTPVYDGVGKMFVLTSTEDVKARQAKEAVEVKAEIANLEKKLHYLDTTYKNSQQHIEALFKNGG; this is encoded by the exons ATGGCTATTCCCAACGAGAAGCTGCAGCAG TTACTGCAGGAAATCGAGCAAAAAGCAGCCTTTGCGCAGCAGCAGCTTGGAATCGTGCGGACACAGATTGCGGCCAAAACTCGAGAAAATCGCATGTTGCAGTTATCCTCGACCGAACTCGATACCTTGCCCAAGGACACTCCTGTATATGACGGAGTCGGCAAAAT GTTTGTTCTGACTTCTACTGAAGACGTCAAGGCTCGTCAGGCCAAGGAGGCAGTGGAAGTGAAAGCGGAGATTGCCAACCTGGAGAAGAAGCTGCACTACCTTGACACAACCTACAAGAACAGCCAGCAGCATATCGAAGCCCTTTTCAAGAATGGAGGCTGA
- a CDS encoding Alkaline ceramidase 3: protein MPSWLPSIAYPPAREDGYWTPHTSTIDWCEENYYATKYSAEIVNSITNLLFVWLAVVGMRSCALHGHDKIFFVTFAGYLLTGLGSFAFHSTLKYPMQLVDELSMIYTTCLMTWASLAHRRSGTFQVVLGVLVFALALFITLYYHYLQDPSFHQNAYAILTAFVLIRSMWIMEMNIRPYFRNRHALRMPPGNTAGTEHDRAEQKRQDDRDRWILGQMWFLIIMGILIFLGGFGIWTLDNEYCLKVRRWRHDIGLPWGVLLEGHGWWHLMTGLGAYFYIVWGVWLRHCLEGRQDEYELSWPSKLTSIPRIVRARTTSNGFTKKSS, encoded by the exons ATGCCCTCATGGCTACCCTCCATCGCGTATCCGCCGGCGAGGGAGGACGGATACTGGACTCCGCATACTTCCACTATCGACTG GTGTGAAGAGAACTACTATGCAACAAAATACTCAGCCGAGATCGTCAACTCCATCACGAACCTGCTCTTCGTTTGGCTCGCAGTGGTCGGTATGCGAAGTTGCGCTCTCCATGGACACGACAAGATATTCTTCGTCACGTTCGCAGGATATCTTCTCACCGGCCTCGGGAGCTTCGCGTTTCACTCGACACTGAAGTATCCAATGCAATTGGTAGATGAGCTCTCGATGATCTACACGACATGTTTAATGACATGGGCATCACTCGCACATCGACGCTCCGGCACATTTCAGGTCGTCCTCGGCGTCCTGGTCTTCGCACTCGCTCTATTTATAACGTTGTACTACCACTACCTGCAAGATCCCTCTTTCCACCAGAATGCCTACGCGATTCTGACAGCGTTCGTACTGATTCGGTCCATGTGGATCATGGAAATGAACATACGACCGTATTTCCGCAACAGACACGCCCTGCGCATGCCACCCGGAAATACCGCGGGCACAGAACATGATCGAGCTGAGCAGAAGAGGCAGGATGACCGAGACCGCTGGATCTTGGGTCAAATGTGGTTCTTGATCATAATGGGTATTCTGATTTTCCTCGGCGGATTTGGCATCTGGACGCTGGACAACGAGTATTGCTTGAAGGTCCGGCGGTGGAGACATGATATCGGACTACCTTGGGGCGTGCTACTCGAAGGGCACGGGTG GTGGCATCTCATGACAGGTTTGGGTGCATACTTCTACATTGTTTGGGGAGTGTGGTTACGGCATTGTCTCGAAGGTCGGCAGGACGAATATGAGCTGTCATGGCCGAGCAAATTGACGTCCATACCACGTATCGTTCGGGCACGCACAACTTCCAATGGCTTCACCAAGAAGAGTAGCTAA